Proteins encoded in a region of the Natronorubrum halophilum genome:
- a CDS encoding alpha/beta fold hydrolase, whose translation MTGTGVATIGDCRIAYRRAGTSGPPVVLCHGAGIDDATVSWRHTIDALADDYRVYGIDWPEYGNSTGNVTHTIDTYVDVLEGFLETLPDERVSLAGISMGGGAALGYALRNPDRVEQLALVDSYGLGGRLPSALSWKLFAQVPGLTEFGKIAASVSNETVRMVLDSLVADSAALPEPFVEDVRQKLMEPGSIKAFKAFQRNELSMNGRVATNFVDELESLLVPTLLVHGKRDPLVPVEWSIRAADLIPDAELDLVKNCGHWTPRERPERFNESLLEWLPDYQRVRQPQYPKARIPGLTRASY comes from the coding sequence ATGACCGGAACCGGCGTTGCCACCATCGGCGACTGTCGGATCGCCTACCGACGGGCGGGGACGAGCGGTCCGCCCGTCGTGCTCTGTCACGGTGCCGGGATCGACGACGCGACGGTCTCGTGGCGACACACCATCGACGCGCTCGCCGACGACTACCGCGTCTACGGGATCGACTGGCCGGAGTACGGAAACAGTACGGGGAACGTCACCCACACCATCGACACGTACGTCGACGTTCTCGAGGGGTTCCTCGAGACGCTTCCCGACGAGCGCGTCTCGCTCGCCGGCATCTCGATGGGCGGCGGCGCTGCGCTGGGCTACGCGCTCAGGAACCCCGACCGGGTCGAGCAGTTGGCGCTCGTGGACAGCTACGGACTTGGCGGCCGGCTTCCCAGCGCCCTCTCGTGGAAGCTCTTCGCGCAGGTTCCCGGCCTGACCGAGTTCGGGAAGATCGCAGCGAGCGTCAGCAACGAGACCGTCCGCATGGTCCTCGATAGTCTCGTCGCCGATTCCGCCGCGCTACCCGAACCGTTCGTCGAGGACGTCAGGCAGAAACTCATGGAACCGGGCTCGATCAAGGCGTTCAAAGCGTTCCAGCGAAACGAACTCTCCATGAACGGCCGGGTCGCGACGAACTTCGTCGACGAACTCGAGTCGCTGTTGGTCCCGACGCTGCTCGTCCACGGGAAACGGGACCCCCTGGTCCCCGTCGAGTGGTCGATCCGCGCGGCGGACCTGATTCCGGACGCCGAACTGGACCTCGTCAAAAACTGTGGCCACTGGACGCCTCGAGAGCGGCCGGAACGGTTCAACGAGAGCCTTCTCGAGTGGCTGCCGGACTATCAGCGCGTTCGGCAACCCCAGTATCCGAAGGCCCGGATTCCGGGGCTCACTCGAGCCAGCTACTGA
- a CDS encoding PRC-barrel domain-containing protein encodes MATEQDQPRLGFGTTVYTEDGERIGRIRGFDEEGFYVTLRDGLEGMSVEHVRSGHEFGEAHLMWRCFECGEMGSLEDDLPETCPSCGTERENLYYWTED; translated from the coding sequence ATGGCCACAGAACAAGACCAGCCACGTCTCGGATTCGGAACGACGGTCTACACGGAGGACGGGGAGCGAATCGGTCGCATCCGTGGTTTCGACGAGGAGGGGTTCTACGTGACGCTTCGCGACGGTCTCGAGGGGATGAGCGTCGAACACGTCCGCTCCGGCCACGAGTTCGGCGAGGCCCACCTGATGTGGCGCTGTTTCGAGTGTGGTGAGATGGGGTCACTCGAGGACGACTTGCCCGAAACCTGCCCGTCGTGTGGGACCGAACGGGAGAACCTCTACTACTGGACCGAAGACTAG
- a CDS encoding ketopantoate reductase family protein — MDIVVFGAGSLGSLVGGMLARDPAHDVTLVARDPHATAVRERGLEIVDELEARVYPATTTDGRDLAAELAIVTVKSFDTAAAAETLATGSYETILSLQNGLGNEEALAARLECPILAGTASYGALLREPGVVACTGIGDIVLGARGGGPSERADRVGDLFASAGLETTVADDMPRRLWEKLVVNAGINAVTALTATENGAVLQRPANELAREATGEAARVARARGIRLSNRDALAALESVAADTAANTSSMRQDVRAERRTEIDAINGYVVDRAAELGIEVPTNGVLTALVRTWERGRDLR, encoded by the coding sequence ATGGATATCGTCGTCTTCGGAGCCGGCAGCCTCGGGAGTCTCGTCGGGGGGATGCTCGCACGCGATCCCGCCCACGACGTCACGCTCGTCGCGCGCGACCCCCACGCGACGGCCGTTCGAGAGCGCGGCCTCGAGATCGTCGACGAACTCGAGGCCAGAGTCTATCCGGCGACGACGACCGACGGTCGGGATCTCGCGGCCGAACTCGCCATCGTCACGGTCAAATCGTTCGATACGGCGGCGGCCGCCGAAACGCTCGCCACGGGCTCGTACGAGACGATCCTCTCGCTTCAGAACGGTCTGGGAAACGAGGAAGCGCTTGCAGCCCGACTCGAGTGCCCGATTCTCGCCGGAACCGCCTCCTACGGAGCACTGCTACGGGAACCGGGAGTCGTCGCGTGCACCGGCATCGGCGATATCGTTCTCGGCGCGCGGGGCGGTGGCCCCTCGGAGCGCGCCGATCGAGTCGGCGATCTGTTCGCGTCGGCCGGCCTCGAGACGACCGTCGCCGACGATATGCCCCGCCGTCTGTGGGAGAAACTCGTGGTTAACGCCGGGATCAATGCCGTGACGGCGTTGACCGCGACCGAGAACGGTGCCGTCCTCCAACGGCCGGCGAACGAACTCGCACGCGAAGCGACCGGCGAGGCGGCGCGGGTCGCTCGAGCTCGCGGTATCCGACTCTCGAACCGCGACGCGCTGGCGGCTCTGGAGTCCGTCGCCGCCGATACGGCCGCGAATACGTCCTCGATGCGCCAGGACGTTCGCGCCGAGCGGCGCACCGAGATCGATGCGATCAACGGCTACGTGGTCGATCGGGCGGCGGAACTGGGGATCGAGGTACCGACGAACGGCGTTCTCACGGCGCTCGTTCGAACGTGGGAGCGAGGACGGGACTTGCGCTGA
- a CDS encoding NifU family protein → MSTETQNDGDDLEDRVANFLRRNFPQIQMHGGSAAIQDLDRETGEVSIALGGACSGCGISPMTIQAIKSRMVKEIPEIEKVNAHTGMEGGDMDGSGGMSPSFPGETVDDDGTEADEGPEAPF, encoded by the coding sequence ATGAGTACCGAGACCCAGAACGACGGGGACGACCTCGAAGACCGCGTCGCGAACTTCCTGCGACGGAACTTTCCGCAGATTCAGATGCACGGCGGCAGCGCAGCGATTCAGGACCTCGACCGCGAGACCGGTGAAGTCTCCATCGCACTCGGCGGCGCCTGCAGTGGCTGCGGTATCTCGCCGATGACGATCCAGGCGATCAAGAGCCGCATGGTCAAAGAGATTCCCGAGATCGAGAAAGTCAACGCCCACACCGGTATGGAGGGTGGCGACATGGATGGCAGCGGCGGCATGAGCCCCTCCTTCCCCGGAGAAACCGTCGATGACGACGGTACCGAAGCGGACGAAGGCCCCGAAGCCCCGTTCTGA
- a CDS encoding DUF5783 family protein, with product MADFDPDKFEDKYANYFPELQQAYKNAFNRMNDTYDSELVHAIDQQVLNESEPFYEGNGEFRIELPEEPYERLSGVVVEEERFEKVLEQHVEEIETELERVFGFA from the coding sequence ATGGCCGATTTCGATCCCGACAAATTCGAAGACAAGTACGCCAACTACTTTCCCGAACTCCAGCAGGCGTACAAGAACGCGTTCAACCGGATGAACGACACCTACGATTCCGAACTCGTCCACGCGATCGACCAGCAGGTGCTAAACGAGAGCGAACCCTTCTACGAGGGAAACGGCGAGTTCAGAATCGAACTGCCGGAAGAGCCCTACGAGCGACTGTCGGGCGTCGTCGTCGAAGAAGAACGATTCGAGAAGGTCCTCGAGCAACACGTCGAAGAGATCGAGACCGAACTCGAGCGCGTCTTCGGGTTCGCCTAA
- a CDS encoding CehA/McbA family metallohydrolase encodes MISQIPFAIDFHVHSDDSYDGREPIELILEHAADIDLDGVVITDHDEISESIRAAELAPKYGLIGIPGVEVSTRHGHLLAIGVEERPDPGQPFMETVDAVRELGGIAIVPHPFQRSRHGVRKRHIKDADAIETYNSMVFTGYRNRRARTFARRRDYPEIGASDAHYLPNVGKAYTEILVTPDAENPTKADIDGDELVEAILEGRTQIRGKRTPIHKSTVQYAKGAVRKSTYLLTSRAPLVPTVPASMDRSG; translated from the coding sequence ATGATATCTCAGATTCCCTTCGCTATCGACTTCCACGTCCACTCGGACGACTCCTACGACGGTCGTGAACCGATCGAGCTCATCTTGGAACACGCAGCCGACATCGACCTCGATGGGGTCGTCATCACCGATCACGACGAGATCAGCGAGTCGATCCGCGCCGCCGAACTCGCCCCGAAGTACGGTCTGATCGGCATTCCCGGCGTCGAAGTATCGACGCGTCACGGTCACCTGCTGGCGATCGGTGTCGAGGAGCGACCCGACCCCGGCCAACCGTTCATGGAAACGGTCGACGCCGTCCGCGAACTCGGGGGCATCGCGATCGTTCCCCACCCCTTCCAGCGAAGCCGCCACGGCGTCCGCAAACGCCACATCAAAGACGCCGACGCGATCGAGACCTACAACTCCATGGTCTTTACCGGCTACCGAAATCGTCGTGCCCGCACGTTCGCCCGCCGTCGCGACTACCCCGAGATCGGTGCGAGCGACGCCCATTACCTCCCGAACGTCGGGAAGGCCTACACCGAGATTCTCGTCACCCCCGACGCCGAGAACCCGACGAAGGCCGATATCGACGGCGACGAACTCGTCGAGGCGATTCTCGAGGGACGGACGCAGATTCGGGGCAAGCGCACGCCGATTCACAAGAGCACGGTCCAGTACGCCAAGGGCGCGGTTCGCAAGTCGACGTATCTGCTCACGTCGCGCGCGCCGCTCGTGCCGACGGTGCCGGCGTCGATGGACCGATCAGGATAG
- a CDS encoding single-stranded-DNA-specific exonuclease RecJ has product MAGPIPDLEDRATRCAQRLCAADRVLLASHIDADGLTSAAIAAQALERAKIPFEAVFEKQLDETAVADIAATDYDTVLFTDFGSGQLDVIGDHEDAGEFTPVIADHHQPADRETEFHLNPLLFGINGASELSGAGASYVLARALADVSDRHADADQAVATDGGAGATAATSARPDNRDLAALAVVGAVGDMQASGGELRGANAKIVAEGVEAGVLETGKDLALYGKQTRPLPKLLEYATDVHIPGISNDQQGALRFLDGLDLELKADGEWRRWSGLTNDEKQTVASALVKRAVSSGVPAKKIDQLVSTAYVLPEEPVGTELRDASEFSTLLNATARYERADVGLGVCLGDREGALERARKLLRTHRRNLSEGIDFVTREGVTHEDHLQWFHAGDRIRETIVGIVAGMAMGNKGISRSKPIIAFAEKSADSRSADEGDDAVKISARGTHTLVRQGLDLSTVVGEASRAVGGDGGGHDVAAGATVPKGNEEAFIERADEIVGEQLS; this is encoded by the coding sequence ATGGCTGGTCCGATCCCCGATCTCGAAGACCGTGCAACTCGCTGTGCACAGCGGCTGTGTGCGGCCGACCGCGTACTGCTGGCCTCCCATATCGACGCCGACGGTCTCACCAGCGCCGCGATCGCCGCCCAGGCGCTCGAGCGCGCGAAGATTCCCTTCGAGGCGGTCTTCGAGAAGCAACTCGACGAGACGGCGGTCGCCGATATCGCCGCGACCGACTACGACACCGTCCTCTTTACCGACTTCGGGAGCGGCCAACTCGACGTGATCGGTGATCACGAGGACGCGGGCGAGTTCACGCCCGTCATCGCGGACCACCACCAGCCCGCCGACCGCGAGACCGAGTTCCACCTCAACCCCCTCCTGTTCGGGATCAACGGCGCCTCCGAACTGTCGGGTGCCGGCGCGAGTTACGTCCTCGCGCGGGCGCTTGCGGACGTTTCGGACCGCCACGCGGATGCGGACCAGGCAGTCGCAACCGACGGCGGCGCCGGCGCAACTGCTGCGACCAGCGCTCGCCCCGACAATCGCGACCTCGCCGCGCTCGCCGTCGTCGGTGCCGTCGGCGACATGCAAGCCTCCGGCGGCGAACTCCGCGGCGCGAACGCGAAGATCGTCGCCGAAGGGGTCGAGGCGGGCGTCCTCGAGACCGGCAAAGACCTCGCACTCTACGGCAAACAGACCCGTCCGCTGCCGAAACTGCTCGAGTACGCTACGGACGTCCACATTCCCGGCATCTCGAACGATCAGCAGGGGGCGCTACGATTCCTCGACGGACTCGATCTCGAGTTGAAAGCGGACGGCGAGTGGCGTCGGTGGTCCGGCCTCACGAACGACGAGAAACAGACCGTCGCCAGCGCGCTCGTCAAGCGGGCCGTCTCGAGTGGCGTTCCCGCGAAGAAGATCGACCAACTCGTCAGCACCGCCTACGTGCTTCCCGAAGAACCCGTCGGCACCGAACTCCGAGACGCCAGCGAGTTTTCGACGCTGCTCAACGCGACCGCCCGTTACGAACGCGCCGACGTCGGCCTCGGCGTCTGCCTCGGGGATCGAGAGGGTGCGCTCGAGCGCGCCAGGAAGCTCCTCCGAACCCACCGGCGCAATCTCTCGGAAGGAATCGACTTCGTGACGCGGGAGGGAGTCACCCACGAGGACCATCTGCAGTGGTTTCACGCGGGCGATCGCATCCGCGAGACCATCGTCGGCATCGTCGCGGGGATGGCGATGGGGAACAAGGGAATCAGTCGATCGAAGCCGATCATCGCCTTCGCCGAGAAGAGCGCGGATTCGCGATCCGCTGACGAGGGCGACGACGCGGTCAAGATCTCGGCCCGCGGCACGCATACGCTCGTTCGGCAGGGGCTCGACCTCTCTACCGTGGTAGGGGAGGCGTCGCGAGCCGTCGGCGGCGACGGGGGCGGTCACGACGTCGCCGCCGGTGCGACGGTGCCGAAAGGCAACGAGGAGGCGTTTATCGAACGCGCGGACGAAATCGTCGGCGAGCAGCTATCCTGA
- a CDS encoding uroporphyrinogen-III synthase codes for MSDTPTVAVFRPDDDRSADSVALLEELGADPVPDPMLAVEATDATPRTDAEYVILTSKTGAELVSDAGWDPGETTVCAIGSATADALRDEGYAVDIVPEQFTSSGLVARLEGEVDGARVEVARSDHGSEVLLDGLEAAGAYVHETILYRLVRPEGTGESAEFAAAGELEAVCFTSSLTVEHFLEAAAERGLREAALEGLAEATVGVIGSPTAETAESMEIDVDVVPDEATFDALARATLEAVRTTPK; via the coding sequence ATGAGTGACACACCCACCGTCGCCGTGTTCCGGCCCGACGACGATCGATCCGCCGACTCCGTCGCGTTGCTCGAGGAACTCGGGGCCGACCCCGTTCCAGATCCGATGCTGGCCGTCGAAGCGACCGACGCGACGCCGCGAACCGACGCCGAGTACGTTATTTTGACGAGCAAGACCGGCGCGGAACTCGTCTCGGACGCGGGCTGGGACCCCGGCGAAACGACCGTCTGTGCGATCGGTTCCGCGACGGCCGACGCGCTTCGCGACGAGGGGTACGCGGTCGATATCGTCCCCGAACAGTTCACCTCGAGTGGGCTCGTCGCCAGACTCGAGGGGGAAGTAGACGGCGCACGCGTGGAAGTCGCCCGCAGCGACCACGGGAGCGAGGTGTTGCTCGATGGGCTCGAGGCCGCGGGCGCGTACGTACACGAGACGATCCTCTATCGGCTGGTTCGACCCGAGGGCACCGGCGAGTCGGCCGAGTTCGCCGCCGCCGGCGAACTCGAGGCCGTCTGTTTCACCTCCTCGCTGACCGTCGAACATTTCCTCGAGGCCGCAGCCGAGCGAGGGCTGCGCGAGGCGGCGCTCGAGGGGCTCGCCGAGGCTACCGTCGGCGTGATCGGTTCCCCGACGGCCGAGACCGCCGAATCGATGGAGATCGACGTCGACGTGGTCCCCGACGAAGCCACGTTCGACGCGCTCGCGCGGGCGACGCTCGAGGCGGTTCGGACGACCCCGAAGTAG
- the cobA gene encoding uroporphyrinogen-III C-methyltransferase produces MTAGDVSADATDVDPGTVYLVGSGPGDPDLLTVRARRLLEESDVVLHDKLPGPKIIEMLPEDRREDVGKRAGGERTPQSEINERLVELAREGKSVVRLKGGDSFVFGRGGEEAEYLAAHEVPFEVVPGVTSAIAAPAVAGVPVTHRDHASSVSFVTGHEDPTKAESAIDWAALAKTGGTIVVLMGVGRLPDYTKALREAGMDPETPVALVERGTWPGQRVATGTLETIVDARDERDISPPAVTVIGDVAGSRELVVDFLRNDYGPAAEGA; encoded by the coding sequence ATGACGGCGGGGGACGTGTCGGCAGATGCCACCGACGTCGATCCCGGCACCGTCTACCTCGTCGGTAGCGGTCCCGGCGACCCGGACCTGCTGACCGTCAGGGCACGCCGACTGCTCGAGGAGAGCGACGTCGTCCTCCACGACAAGCTTCCGGGACCGAAAATAATCGAGATGCTCCCCGAAGACCGACGCGAGGACGTCGGCAAGCGCGCCGGCGGAGAGCGCACGCCCCAGTCGGAGATCAACGAGCGACTGGTCGAACTCGCCCGCGAGGGCAAATCGGTCGTTCGGCTCAAGGGCGGCGACTCGTTCGTCTTCGGCCGCGGCGGCGAGGAAGCCGAGTACCTCGCAGCCCACGAGGTGCCGTTCGAGGTCGTCCCCGGCGTCACCTCGGCCATCGCGGCCCCCGCCGTGGCCGGCGTTCCGGTCACGCACCGCGATCACGCCTCCTCCGTCTCCTTCGTCACGGGTCACGAGGACCCGACCAAGGCGGAGTCCGCGATCGACTGGGCCGCACTGGCGAAAACGGGCGGCACCATCGTCGTGCTGATGGGCGTCGGTCGGCTCCCCGACTACACGAAAGCGCTGCGGGAGGCCGGTATGGATCCCGAGACGCCGGTCGCACTCGTCGAACGCGGTACGTGGCCCGGCCAGCGGGTTGCGACGGGCACCTTAGAGACCATCGTCGACGCTCGGGACGAACGGGACATCTCGCCGCCAGCAGTGACGGTGATCGGTGACGTCGCCGGCAGCCGCGAGCTGGTCGTCGACTTCCTCCGGAACGATTACGGCCCGGCGGCCGAGGGTGCCTAA
- the hemC gene encoding hydroxymethylbilane synthase, producing MRTRGTLRLATRGSTLARRQASLVQEALENRRYEVELVTVDTTGDQIRDELIHRLGKTGAFVRELDERVLEGDLDGAVHSMKDMPTEQPAELVTAAVPERGAPGDALVTPDGSTLGELPDGATVGTSSLRRRAQLLSERPDLTVEPLRGNVDTRLEKLLAPALQAEHQERTEADKERKGNVGNDDFEPEFGQTTDEWFDGLSELERQALGRELETEYDAIVLAEAGLERSGLAHYVDYRKLSTSTFVPAPGQGALAVTATDGETAREIQSVVDHPRSRVETTVERTILAELGGGCIAPVGIYAILQGEYVHATVSVFDRDGEESVAGSQNLPVETHAEAAREFARDLADRGAAELIKRARNATGEDDISEEEKPEGK from the coding sequence ATGAGAACGCGCGGGACGCTTCGATTGGCGACACGGGGGTCCACACTCGCTCGGCGGCAGGCCTCGCTGGTACAGGAGGCCCTGGAGAATCGACGGTACGAGGTCGAGCTCGTCACCGTCGACACGACGGGCGACCAGATCAGAGACGAGTTGATCCACCGGCTGGGAAAGACCGGCGCGTTCGTCCGCGAACTCGACGAGCGCGTCCTCGAGGGCGACCTCGACGGGGCGGTCCACTCGATGAAGGACATGCCGACGGAACAGCCCGCGGAACTGGTGACCGCCGCGGTGCCCGAACGGGGCGCGCCGGGCGACGCCCTCGTCACGCCCGACGGCTCGACGCTCGGGGAGCTCCCCGACGGAGCGACCGTCGGGACCTCGAGCCTTCGCCGACGCGCACAACTGCTTTCGGAGCGACCGGACCTCACGGTCGAGCCGCTGCGCGGGAACGTGGATACGCGACTCGAGAAGTTGCTCGCGCCCGCGTTGCAGGCGGAACACCAGGAACGGACGGAGGCGGACAAGGAGCGGAAAGGAAATGTCGGAAACGACGATTTCGAGCCCGAGTTCGGTCAGACCACGGACGAGTGGTTCGACGGGCTCTCGGAACTCGAGCGACAGGCCCTCGGCCGGGAACTCGAGACCGAGTACGACGCGATCGTGCTGGCCGAGGCCGGCCTCGAGCGCAGCGGCCTCGCACACTACGTCGACTACCGGAAGCTGTCGACGTCGACGTTCGTCCCGGCACCGGGCCAGGGAGCGCTCGCGGTGACCGCGACCGACGGCGAGACGGCCCGCGAGATTCAGTCGGTGGTCGACCATCCGCGCAGTCGCGTCGAGACGACGGTCGAACGGACCATCCTCGCGGAACTCGGCGGCGGCTGTATCGCGCCGGTCGGAATCTACGCGATCCTTCAGGGGGAGTACGTCCACGCCACCGTCAGCGTCTTCGACCGCGACGGCGAGGAGTCGGTGGCCGGCAGCCAAAACCTGCCGGTCGAGACGCACGCCGAGGCAGCCCGCGAGTTCGCCCGGGATCTGGCGGACCGCGGCGCGGCGGAACTAATCAAACGGGCCCGAAACGCGACCGGCGAGGACGACATCTCCGAAGAGGAGAAGCCGGAGGGGAAGTAG
- a CDS encoding group I truncated hemoglobin has protein sequence MSETLYDRLGGEDAIAAVVDRFYERVMADEQVVHYFDDVDMQKQRAHQTQFISAVAGGPVDYTGADMEAAHDDLGISKPDFDAIVAHLEATLEEFDVDEADRDAVLSAVGEYEDAIVTVPA, from the coding sequence ATGAGCGAGACGCTCTACGATCGACTCGGCGGCGAGGACGCCATCGCGGCAGTCGTGGACCGGTTCTACGAACGCGTGATGGCAGACGAACAGGTTGTCCACTACTTCGACGACGTCGACATGCAAAAACAGCGCGCCCACCAGACGCAGTTCATCAGTGCGGTCGCGGGTGGTCCCGTCGACTACACGGGTGCGGACATGGAGGCCGCACACGACGACCTCGGTATCTCGAAACCCGATTTCGACGCGATCGTCGCGCACCTCGAGGCGACCCTCGAGGAGTTTGACGTCGACGAAGCCGACCGAGACGCGGTCCTCTCGGCGGTCGGGGAGTACGAGGACGCGATCGTTACCGTACCCGCATAG
- the pheA gene encoding prephenate dehydratase, with protein METVTLGPEGTYSHRAATAVADGDEIEFRQSVTSIVNAVAGGEYDRGVIPIENSIEGSVTESLDALAEYDVAVVREIVTPIRHALLAQGPEFDTIASHSQALAQCRSYLEREFPNATLEAVASTAQGVEFARDDASMAGIGHPDNGGDGLEVLAEDIQDQDSNATRFFALAPAEERSKGGGKSTLVVYPNANYPGLLLELLEPFAEREINLTRVESRPSGQRLGDYVFHIDIEAGLYEARTNEAIADLEELAEKGWVRRLGSYDTEHVVG; from the coding sequence ATGGAAACAGTTACCCTCGGTCCCGAAGGGACCTACTCGCACCGAGCCGCGACGGCGGTCGCCGACGGTGACGAGATCGAATTCCGCCAGTCGGTCACGTCGATCGTCAACGCCGTCGCCGGCGGCGAGTACGACCGCGGCGTCATTCCGATCGAGAACAGCATCGAGGGCAGCGTCACCGAAAGTCTCGACGCCCTCGCGGAGTACGACGTCGCCGTCGTCCGAGAAATCGTCACCCCGATCAGACACGCCTTGCTCGCTCAGGGACCGGAGTTCGACACGATCGCCAGCCACTCACAGGCGCTCGCACAGTGTCGGTCCTACCTCGAGCGCGAGTTTCCAAACGCCACCCTGGAAGCCGTCGCGAGCACCGCACAGGGTGTCGAGTTCGCCCGCGACGACGCCTCGATGGCGGGCATCGGCCACCCCGACAACGGCGGCGACGGGCTCGAGGTGCTCGCCGAGGACATCCAGGATCAGGACTCGAACGCGACGCGATTCTTCGCGCTCGCGCCCGCCGAGGAGCGCTCGAAGGGCGGCGGCAAGTCCACGCTCGTCGTCTACCCGAACGCGAACTATCCCGGCTTGCTGCTCGAACTCCTCGAGCCCTTCGCCGAGCGGGAGATCAACCTGACCCGCGTCGAATCCCGCCCCAGCGGGCAGCGCCTCGGCGACTACGTCTTCCACATCGATATCGAGGCCGGACTCTACGAAGCGCGGACGAACGAGGCGATCGCGGACCTCGAGGAGTTAGCCGAGAAGGGGTGGGTCCGTCGGCTGGGGTCGTACGATACCGAACACGTCGTCGGGTAA